A genomic window from Aphelocoma coerulescens isolate FSJ_1873_10779 chromosome 30, UR_Acoe_1.0, whole genome shotgun sequence includes:
- the IER2 gene encoding immediate early response gene 2 protein, with protein MEEAQRLLTVSVWKLYRCRVRRGGLRLHRSLQLSLLVRAARHRYLSARAAAETLPGPALPGDAACRATSDRGDLPRDPTGDPRNAWCPNRPSGDHPNRQTGDPGTDQKRGDISKNPTGDPRNAWCPNRPSADLPNRPTPRTEPRTDQKWGNPLRDWNGEPPNLPTGAPRSDLDRGCPPSRPTEDPPSAPPGDSPATRTADPANRDGDPPTAAPAPPRSAGAPRAGQKRRSSGSAGPGRGPVPSKRARLEAEAPPLPPGPPGRCSGPPAAAFGFLVRAVGAC; from the coding sequence ATGGAGGAGGCGCAGCGGCTGCTGACGGTGTCGGTGTGGAAGCTGTACCGGTGCCGGGTGCGGCGGGGCGGCCTCCGCCTGCACCGGAGCCTGCAGCTCTCGCTGCTCGTCCGCGCCGCCCGCCACCGCTACCTGagcgcccgcgccgccgccgagACCCTCCCGGGACCGGCGCTGCCCGGGGACGCGGCGTGCAGAGCGACCTCCGACCGGGGGGACCTCCCGCGGGACCCGACCGGGGACCCCCGCAACGCCTGGTGCCCGAACCGACCGAGCGGAGACCACCCGAACCGACAGACCGGGGACCCCGGGACCGACCAGAAACGGGGGGACATCTCAAAGAATCCGACCGGAGACCCCCGCAACGCCTGGTGCCCGAACCGACCGAGCGCGGACCTCCCGAACCGACCGACCCCCCGAACCGAACCTCGGACCGACCAGAAATGGGGGAATCCCCTGAGGGACTGGAACGGGGAACCCCCGAACCTACCGACCGGAGCCCCCCGCAGTGATTTGGACCGGGGATGCCCCCCCAGCCGACCGACAGAGGACCCCCCGAGCGCCCCACCCGGGGACAGCCCGGCCACACGGACCGCGGACCCCGCGAACCGGGACGGCGACCCCCCGACCGctgcccccgcccctccccggtCCGCCGGAGCCCCCCGGGCCGGGCAGAAGCGGCGCAGCAGCGGttccgcggggccggggcgggggccggtACCGAGCAAACGGGCGCGGCTGGAGGCGGaggcgccgccgctgcccccggggCCGCCGGGGCGCTGCTCGGGGCCGCCCGCAGCCGCCTTCGGCTTCCTGGTCCGCGCCGTCGGGGCGTGCTGA